The genomic window CCACATAGCAGGTGAACCCGTCCGGCAGCACCTGCACCGCGACGGTCGGCACCAGCACAAGGCCACGCTTCTCCCCAGCCCTCACCTCCACGTCGAGCGACTGGCCCGGCCAGAGATTGCCATCGGCATTGTCGAGCCTGGCACGCAGCCGGAAGGTGCCCGAGGCGGTATCGACGGTATTGTCGATGAACACCACCGGTCCCGATGTCGGTGCCGTGCTGCCCGATGACAGGACCGGGGCAATCGCCACGTCGAGCTTGCCATCGGCAAGTGCGTCGCGGGCAAGTGCCAGATCGGTTTCCGGCAGGATGAACTCGGCAAAGACCGGCTTCATCCGGGTGAGGGTCACGATGTTTGCGCCCGCAGACACGAAGGCACCCGGCGACACCTGTACCACGCCCAGCTTGCCATCAAAGGGGGCACGCACTTCGGTCTGTGTCAGGGCGACCCTTTCGGTGGTCAGGTTGGCATTGTCGACGGCGATGGCGGCCTCGGCCTGTTTCGAGGCGGCGAGCGCCTCGTCATATTGCTGCCGGGTGCCGGCACCCGAATTGTTCAGCGTCCGCGTGCGCTTCAGGTTGGCATTGGCGTTTTCCAGCGCGGCCTGATCGCGCATCAGATTGGCGTTTTCGCGGGCAATCCCGGCATTGATGCTGCGGTCATCCAGCTTGACGATCAGATCACCCGCCCTGACGGTTGCGCCATCGGTGCCGAGCACCGCTGCCACGATCCCCGCAGCAGGGCTGGCAAGGCCGGTCGAGGCGACCGGCACGATGGTGCCGATCGTATGGCGCATCACGGGGAGCGATCCGGCTTTGGCAGAGACCGTCACCACCGCAGGCGGTCCGCCCGGACCACCCGTCCGGTCGCCACCATGCCCGGAACCCTTGCCATGCCTGCCGGAACCTGCCGCATCCTTCGGCGCTTCGCCTTGCGCTGCCGGGCCGGATCTGGCGAGGAAGGGCAGCCAGGCATTGCGGGTATCGACAGGAACGACATAGACGGCGATGGTCCCGAGGATCACACATGCGAATGCGGCCCTGGCGACAGTCCCGGCGCGGCGCGATGGAGAGGAAGAAGACATGGGCGCGGACAGGCCTTTTTGCTGGATCGGACGAAGAAGATGGCGCGGGCTGATTCAGGCGGATTGATGTTGCTGGCTATGACATAGCATTAAACATCGGCAAGGATGACAATGCGTTCTGTCGCAGCCCGGCGCAGAATGGCTGTCCCATGCGGCGCAGACCAGGGTTTGTCAGGCAAAAGTGGCGTGCGGATCGCACTCTATTGCATGGCGTCAGCGTGATCAATGTCAGTGGCCTCGCGCAGCGCAGCAGGGCAAACCCTGCCCGGACGGGATGACGCGCTGAAAGGGAGAGGGCCGGAGCAGATCCGGTGCCATTGCCGACCCGCCTTTGCATGGCCTATGAATATCCAGTGGAATGCCTTGCGGCATCGGGCCGCGTTGCAGGCAAGCCCGGGGGCATCATGGAACCTTGCGGGGCTTGCGGTCGTTTTTTCGGATCATCGGAGGAGGACGGTATCATGCACATTGGAAACATCGAGGAGCTTGACCGGATCGTCGAGCAAAAGATCGCCGCACTTTTCCACGAGATGGACGCCGCCGGGTGGAGGGCGGCAGATGTGGCGCAGTCAATCCGCAAGGATCTCGACCTCCGCTCGCGTCCGCAGGCGGAAGATCTGCGGAAGGCCCGCGCTGCGGTTGGCGGGGATTTCGTTTCCGATGGAAATGAAGGGTAACCCGGTCCGCCTGTCTTTGCCGATCCTTGCCCTTAGAGTTTGTGAGGGAAAAGTGGAATCCGGTTTTCCCGCTCAAACTTGTTTGAGCGCTCAAACTTGTTTGAGCGAAAAGACAAACGACAACAAGGGGAGCCAGAGTCTGGCTGGTTCAATATGAACCTGACAGACTCTGGCAGAGCTCGACGAAAACCGGCTGGTGGTCGGAGGCCGCAGTGGCCTCGTCGATCCTGCAGGACTGCACCCGGTCAGTCAGCCCTTTGGTGACAAAGGCATAGTCGATGCGCATGTCGTGATCGGCGTCCTGCGCCTCGTCCCTGAAGAAGGTGACGCCGGACATCGGGGCATGGCCGCAAAGCGTATGGCAATCGGCAAGGCCGAAACCACCATTATCCCTGTCGCCGGTGAGCAGCCGGTATTCGGCGCTGTCGGGTTCGGCGTTGAAATCGCCAAGCAGGATCGCCTCGCCCGGCAAAACCGGTGCGGGATCACTGCATTGCCAGGCCTCGGCCTCCGCGTCGCGTCCGTTCCAGGCCGCCCCTTCCCGGTCGTGGCGTTCAAGCAGCGCCTTCAGCGCAACGATCTGCTCCAGCCGCTCGGCTTCATTGGTATGGGTGAGGTGGACATTCAGCACCCTGAGAGACCCCGAAGGGGTCGCAATCACCGTATCCAGCGCCTGGGTCAGCATGTTGAAGGCCGGGCCGGTATCGTGCTTCGGCAGGATCACCGTGCGGCTGGAGAGAACAGGCCAGCGGCTCAGGGTCATCACCCCGAACTGGCGGCGGCGGTTGATCACCCGGCCCGAGACACATTCGCTGGCATCGACATCGAAACCCGGCCCGTAGACCGCATGGCGATCCGGCATCAGGGCTTCGATCTCGGCCGGCTGGTCGGCCATGCCGGTGCGGCGCCAGTGGCGGTCGACCTCCTGCAGGCAGATGATGTCAGCCGCGCGGACCACGTCGAGCACGCGCGCCAGATCTGATCTGCCGTCGCGGCCGAAGCCATACTGGATATTGTAACTTGCAAGTCTCATGAAGGGATCAATTCCGTCTTTTCAGGCCGCTTTTTCGGGCCGGGGGCCGTCAACCGTGAAATGCAGCGGGAAGAGATGGGCAAGCAGCGTCCTTGCCATGGTCTGCGCCTCCGGCACAGTGAGCGGCGTCGGCCCCTGGGTCAGTTCCAGCCAGATGCCGCCCAGCGCCGTGTCGAGGATCCGGGCCAGCACCGTGCTGTCCTGGCCGGGATAATCGCCGCCTGCCACGAGCTCGCGGCAAAGCTCGGTCATCACGGCGGTGAAATGCCGGGTCTGGTCGGCAAAGAGATCGAGATAGAGCTTGCGGCCATTGGTGGCGGCCCAGAAGGTTTTCCAGGCGGCAAGATAGCGCGGCGTGAAATAGGTGCCGCCGAATTCGGCATCGACCAGCCGCCACAGTTTCTCCGCAGCGCTGCGGCTTGCCCCGAACTGGCTGGCATGCAGCCCGCCGAAATATTCCCGGCCCATCAGTTCGAGCGCCGCCGTCAGGAGATTTTCCTTGCCGCCAAAATGCACGACGATCAGCGAGGGCGAGGCATTGGCGGCCTGGGCGATGTCGGCAAGGGTGAAATCGCCGATGCCCCTGTCGGCCAGCACGTCGATGGTCGCCTCGAGAAGCTCGGCCTTGCGGGCCGCCTTGTCCATCCGCAGGCGCGGCGGGGCCACGGTGCCGGATGGACCCTGCGTCTTCGCCTGCCGTCCCGCCATTCCGCTCCCCTCCCCGTCTGCTCTCTTCTTTTCGCCGATTGATAAACGGTTATTTAGCTGGAGAGCAATTCATTTCCATAAATTTCGGCACAAATATAAAAAAAGCTTGTCATTCAGATTTCACATAGTCAAGCTACTAAATGATCATTTAGTTGTCGTGAACGCGGAGGAGCCCGTCATGCTCAGGATCATCGCACTTGTCTCAGCATTGCTGTTCAGCCTGCCCCTCGCGGCGCAGGCCGAAGGCGTGCTGCATCTTGGCACCGATGTCGGTTTTGGAGCCAAGACCACCATGGACCCCTATGATGGCAACCGGTTCTGGCCGGTCATCAACATCGTCTTCGACGGGCTGGTGACGCTGACGCCGGACGGCAAGCCCGAGCCACGGCTGGCGACCTCCTGGTCCTCCAGCGAGAACCTGACCGTCTGGACCTTCAAGCTCAGGACCGGCGTCAGATTCCATGATGGCCGCGCCTTCGGCGCGAAGGACGTGCTCTGGTCCTACAAGCGGATGCTGGACAAGGATTTCGACAGCCCGGTGCGCGCCGTCCTGTCGATCATCAGGGACATCAAGGCGGTCGACGACCAGACGGTCGAATTCGATCTCTCCGCGCCGGAAGCGGATTTCCCGCTGCTTGCCGGTGACTATCGTGCCCTGATCCTGCCGGAGGGCACGACGGCGGAAAGCGTGCATGACAAGCCGATCGGCACCGGCCCCTTCATCGCCGAAACCGTCGATCCCGAAGGCACCACGGTGCTTTCGGCCAATCCCGACTATTACGGCGGCAAGCCGAAACTCTCCTCCATCGAGGTGGTGGCGATTGCCGACAGCTCGGCCCGCGTCCAGGCGCTGTTGTCCGGCCAGCTCGACATGCTGCTGACGATTGACGCCAAGCAGGCGCCGCTGTTTGCCGGCAATCCGGATTTCACCCTGCAGCACATTCCCTCCGGCGACTGGAATGCCATCGACTTCCAGACCAATGTGAAGCCCTTCGACGATGTCAGGGTGCGCAAGGCCCTGAGGCTGGCGGTGGACCGCGAGGCGCTGACCCGGCTGGTGCTCGGCGACGGCAACGGCATCGTCAGCTGCGACACGCCGGTCTGGAACGGCGACGCCTATCATTCGGACTTTGCCGACTGCCATCAGGATATCGCCGGCGCAAGGAAGCTGCTGGCGGAGGCGGGCTATCCCGATGGCATCGATGTCGAGATCTTCACCTCCGACGTGGAGGAAAACATGGTCCAGATCGTCGAGGCCTATCAGGCGCAGGTCAAGGCGGCCGGCATTCGCGTCAAGCTGTCGATGACCGCGTCCGACGGCTTCTGGGACAGTGTCTGGATGAAGCGGCCGGCCTTTGTCGACAGCTGGGGCCAGCGGCCCGCCACCCAGGTGCTGAACGAGGTCTATCGCTCGACCGCCAACTGGAATCCCTCGGTCTGGAAACATCCCGAATTTGACGCGATGCTCGACAAGGCGCGCGCCGAGCCGGATTTTGCCCGCCGCAAGGCGCTCTATGGCGAGATCCAGAAGAAGCTCTATGACGAGGGCGGCATGCTGATTCCCTATCACAAGGTGCTGCTGAGGGTGCTGCGCGATTCCGTGAGGGGCGTCGAGGCTCCCTTCGTCACGGAAAACATCGACTGGGCCACGGTCGACGTCGAATAGGCACGGCAAGAGGGCAAAGGGAGGGGGAGATGGTCGGGATTATCGCGCGGAGACTCTGGCTGGGCGGCATCACGCTGCTGGCCGTGACCTTCATCATGTTCAGCGCCGTCACCCTGCTGCCGGGTGATGCCTGCTCGGCCCGCCTCGGCCGTGCGGCAACGCCTGCCTCGCTGGCCAAATGCCGGGCGAGCCTGCCGGACCAGGGACCGCTTCTGCTGCGCTATGTCCACTGGGCGGGCCATGCGCTGACCGGGGATTTCGGCCAGTCGGTCGCCCGTCAGAAGCCGGTCGGGCCGGTGATCCTGCTGCGGTTCCGCAACACGCTGGTGCTGGCGCTGGCCGCAGCCCTGATCGGCTTTCCCGTCGCCATCCTGCTCGGCGTCATCGCCGCGCTGCGCCGCGACGGCTTTCTCGACGTGCTTGTCTCGACCGTGGCGCTGACCGCCATGACCGTGCCGGAATTCGTCTCGGCAACCGCGCTGGTGCTGGTGTTCAGCATCTGGCTGCACTGGCTGCCGGGCATCAACATCGTGCCGCCGGATGCGCCGCTGCTGAAACTCGTCGCCTCGATCACCACGCCGGCGCTGGTGCTCGCCTTCCTCAACACCGCCCATGTGCTGCGGATGGTGCGCTCCTGCGTGCTCGACGTGCTGGAAAGCCCCTTCGTGCAGATGGCGCATCTGCGCGGCATTCCCTATCTCCGGGTGATCTTCCTGCATGTGCTGCCGAGTGCGCTGCTGCCGGCCATCAGCCTGCTGGCGATGCAGTTTGCCTGGCTGCTCGGCGGCGTCGTGGTGGTCGAGGTGGTGTTCAACTATCCCGGCCTCGGGCGGCTGACGGTCGATGCGATTTCCGACCGCGACCTGCCGCTGGTGCTCGGCGTCGCCTCGATCCTCGCCGCCATCTATGTCCTTGCCAACAGTATCGGAGACATCCTGATGGTGCTTGCCAACCCGCGCCTGCGCACGATGCGGAGCTAGACGCCGATGCTTGCGCTCCCTGCCGGTCTGCGTGATGTTCTTTCCTCCCTGCTCCGCCAGCGCTCCGGCCAGATCGGGGTGACCCTGCTCGTCCTCCATCTCGCGGTGATGCTCATCGCGCCGCTGGTCGTCCCCTATGATTTCTCGCTGCAGGACGGGGCAAGCATGTTTGGCGGGCCGAGTGCCGCCCATTGGCTCGGAACCGATCACCTTGGCCGCGATGTCTTCACCCGGCTGCTGCTTGGCGGCAGGCAGGCGCTGTTCACCACCTTTCTCGCCGCCGTGCTGGCGGTTGGCTGGGGTGCTGTCACCGGGATATCGGCGGGCTATGTCGGCGGCTGGTATGACGAGTTGCTGATGCGGGTGATCGATGCCTTCCAGGCGGTGCCCTGGCTGCTGTTCGTCATGCTGCTGGTCACCATTCTCGGCAACAGCACCACGGTGATGGTGCTGGTCCTCGGCTTCTGCTACGGCCTGCCCTCGGCCCGCATTGCCCGTTCGGCCACCCTCGACATCGTCGCCAGCGACTATATCTCGGCGGCGCGGCTGTCGGGGGACAGCACCGCGACGATCATTTTCCACGAAATCCTGCCGAATGTGCGCAATGTCATCCTGGTTGACGGGGCCATGCAATGGTCGTGGATGCTGCTGTGGTTTTCCTCGCTGTCCTTCCTCGGCCTCGGCGTCAGCCCGCCCAATCCCGACTGGGGGCTGATGATCTCGGAGGTCCGCCTCTACATGCAGGTGATCCCGCTGGCAGCGCTGGCACCGATGCTGGCGCTGTCGAGCCTGATCATCGGCATCAACCTCACCGCCGATACGCTCGGCAAGGCCTTCGGCATCGACCGGGCCAAACTGGAGGCCGAACGGGGATGACCAGGGTATTGTCCGTCGAAAACCTGTCGATCGGCATGCGCCGCAAGGCGGGGCCGCCGCTGCAGATCCTGCGCGATGTCTGCTTCGACCTCCATTCCGGCGAAACGCTGGGTATCGTCGGCGAATCCGGCTGCGGCAAGAGCACGCTGCTCAACGCCCTGCTCGGCTATCTGAAGCCGGGGCTTGATACGCTTTCCGGCCAGGTGCTGCTCGGCGGGACGTCGATGCTCGACCTCGGCGATGCGGCGGTGCGCGCCCTGCGCGGTCGCCATATCGGTCTCGTTCCGCAAAATGCCTCGCAGACCCTGACCCCGACGATGCGCATCCGCAGCCAGATGGCCGAACAGCTTGCCATCAAGGCGGGGATGGCTTCGGACCGGCTCGAAGCGCGGATGATCGAGCTGCTGGAGGCCGTCCGGCTGCCCGAGCCGACGGCGATCCTCGAGCGCTATCCGCACGAACTGTCCGGCGGCCAGCAGCAGCGGGTTGCCATCGCGCTGGCGCTGGCGGGCGATCCGGAAATCCTGCTCCTCGACGAGCCCACGACCGCACTCGACGTCACCACCAAGGTTCATATCCTCGATATCCTGCGTGACATCGTGCGGGAGAGGAAGCTGACGATGATCTATGTCAGCCATGATATCGGGGTGATCTCGCGGGTCAGCCAGAAGATCGTCGTCATGTATGCAGGCGAGGTGGTGGAGGCGGGGTCCGTCGATGCGGTGCTGAAAAGCCCGCGCCATCCCTATACGCAAGGCCTGCTCGCCTCGATCCCGAAACTGGCCGAACGCCGCCTGCCGGTGCCGATGCCGGGCGCGCTGCCGCCACTGTCGGCACTGCGCACGGCCTGCGCCTTCGCGCCGCGCTGCGGCAAGGCCGACGCCCGCTGCACCGGCGCGATCCCGCCGCGCCAGATGCTGGCCGACGGCCGTTCCGTCTTCTGCTTTCACCCCGCCGACCCG from uncultured Gellertiella sp. includes these protein-coding regions:
- a CDS encoding efflux RND transporter periplasmic adaptor subunit — translated: MILGTIAVYVVPVDTRNAWLPFLARSGPAAQGEAPKDAAGSGRHGKGSGHGGDRTGGPGGPPAVVTVSAKAGSLPVMRHTIGTIVPVASTGLASPAAGIVAAVLGTDGATVRAGDLIVKLDDRSINAGIARENANLMRDQAALENANANLKRTRTLNNSGAGTRQQYDEALAASKQAEAAIAVDNANLTTERVALTQTEVRAPFDGKLGVVQVSPGAFVSAGANIVTLTRMKPVFAEFILPETDLALARDALADGKLDVAIAPVLSSGSTAPTSGPVVFIDNTVDTASGTFRLRARLDNADGNLWPGQSLDVEVRAGEKRGLVLVPTVAVQVLPDGFTCYVVGPDSSVSVRKVTVALNAGAMTGISDGLKAGETVVTEGQSGLADGAKVIVSGAKAAPLDKTADGSGAAL
- a CDS encoding endonuclease/exonuclease/phosphatase family protein, producing MRLASYNIQYGFGRDGRSDLARVLDVVRAADIICLQEVDRHWRRTGMADQPAEIEALMPDRHAVYGPGFDVDASECVSGRVINRRRQFGVMTLSRWPVLSSRTVILPKHDTGPAFNMLTQALDTVIATPSGSLRVLNVHLTHTNEAERLEQIVALKALLERHDREGAAWNGRDAEAEAWQCSDPAPVLPGEAILLGDFNAEPDSAEYRLLTGDRDNGGFGLADCHTLCGHAPMSGVTFFRDEAQDADHDMRIDYAFVTKGLTDRVQSCRIDEATAASDHQPVFVELCQSLSGSY
- a CDS encoding TetR family transcriptional regulator C-terminal domain-containing protein; this translates as MAGRQAKTQGPSGTVAPPRLRMDKAARKAELLEATIDVLADRGIGDFTLADIAQAANASPSLIVVHFGGKENLLTAALELMGREYFGGLHASQFGASRSAAEKLWRLVDAEFGGTYFTPRYLAAWKTFWAATNGRKLYLDLFADQTRHFTAVMTELCRELVAGGDYPGQDSTVLARILDTALGGIWLELTQGPTPLTVPEAQTMARTLLAHLFPLHFTVDGPRPEKAA
- a CDS encoding ABC transporter substrate-binding protein; this encodes MLRIIALVSALLFSLPLAAQAEGVLHLGTDVGFGAKTTMDPYDGNRFWPVINIVFDGLVTLTPDGKPEPRLATSWSSSENLTVWTFKLRTGVRFHDGRAFGAKDVLWSYKRMLDKDFDSPVRAVLSIIRDIKAVDDQTVEFDLSAPEADFPLLAGDYRALILPEGTTAESVHDKPIGTGPFIAETVDPEGTTVLSANPDYYGGKPKLSSIEVVAIADSSARVQALLSGQLDMLLTIDAKQAPLFAGNPDFTLQHIPSGDWNAIDFQTNVKPFDDVRVRKALRLAVDREALTRLVLGDGNGIVSCDTPVWNGDAYHSDFADCHQDIAGARKLLAEAGYPDGIDVEIFTSDVEENMVQIVEAYQAQVKAAGIRVKLSMTASDGFWDSVWMKRPAFVDSWGQRPATQVLNEVYRSTANWNPSVWKHPEFDAMLDKARAEPDFARRKALYGEIQKKLYDEGGMLIPYHKVLLRVLRDSVRGVEAPFVTENIDWATVDVE
- a CDS encoding ABC transporter permease, coding for MVGIIARRLWLGGITLLAVTFIMFSAVTLLPGDACSARLGRAATPASLAKCRASLPDQGPLLLRYVHWAGHALTGDFGQSVARQKPVGPVILLRFRNTLVLALAAALIGFPVAILLGVIAALRRDGFLDVLVSTVALTAMTVPEFVSATALVLVFSIWLHWLPGINIVPPDAPLLKLVASITTPALVLAFLNTAHVLRMVRSCVLDVLESPFVQMAHLRGIPYLRVIFLHVLPSALLPAISLLAMQFAWLLGGVVVVEVVFNYPGLGRLTVDAISDRDLPLVLGVASILAAIYVLANSIGDILMVLANPRLRTMRS
- a CDS encoding ABC transporter permease; the protein is MLALPAGLRDVLSSLLRQRSGQIGVTLLVLHLAVMLIAPLVVPYDFSLQDGASMFGGPSAAHWLGTDHLGRDVFTRLLLGGRQALFTTFLAAVLAVGWGAVTGISAGYVGGWYDELLMRVIDAFQAVPWLLFVMLLVTILGNSTTVMVLVLGFCYGLPSARIARSATLDIVASDYISAARLSGDSTATIIFHEILPNVRNVILVDGAMQWSWMLLWFSSLSFLGLGVSPPNPDWGLMISEVRLYMQVIPLAALAPMLALSSLIIGINLTADTLGKAFGIDRAKLEAERG
- a CDS encoding ABC transporter ATP-binding protein, giving the protein MTRVLSVENLSIGMRRKAGPPLQILRDVCFDLHSGETLGIVGESGCGKSTLLNALLGYLKPGLDTLSGQVLLGGTSMLDLGDAAVRALRGRHIGLVPQNASQTLTPTMRIRSQMAEQLAIKAGMASDRLEARMIELLEAVRLPEPTAILERYPHELSGGQQQRVAIALALAGDPEILLLDEPTTALDVTTKVHILDILRDIVRERKLTMIYVSHDIGVISRVSQKIVVMYAGEVVEAGSVDAVLKSPRHPYTQGLLASIPKLAERRLPVPMPGALPPLSALRTACAFAPRCGKADARCTGAIPPRQMLADGRSVFCFHPADPPPQAPAAEVSAVTAAASGETVLELDGIEISYRKPAFWHRLLSPGTALRPTVPALSLTLAPGEILSLVGESGSGKSTILKAVTGLWPSSRGTLRLGDHEVVPPRLADRSKRRLQQVQLIFQNPDSSLNPRHTIRTILTQAIRRYRQPGDIDIDQQLEQSLAEVRLGPGFLDRRPGQLSGGEKQRVAIARALLARPDVLLCDEITSALDVSVQAAVLDLVVALKQRRRQAMIFVSHDLAVVRQISDRVAVLKRGEICEIARTEELFTRPAHAYTRELLAASLGLEAQAAAGDRGG